The window AATACAGGTATTGGATTGGCAGCAATTGCAGCAGCAAAGGGTTATAAATTGCGTATTTATATGCAGGATGGTGTGAGCGAAGAACGTACTAAAGTTGTAAAAGCATATGGCACCGAGGTAGTACCCTTTTCAGATGTTCCAGAAATGGTAGCTGCATTTGAGGAAACAGAAGGTGATTTTGTTGAAACCATCAAGGTATTTAGGGAAACTGTTGTGGAGCAGGAAGAAAATGTTGTCTTTCTAAATCAACTTGACAATGATGTCAATCCAAACATTCACAAACTTACAACTGGACCAGAAATTTGGGAAGATACAGCTGGGCAAATTGATATTTTCGTAGCTTCTATTGGTACAGGGGGCACGATTAGTGGAGCAGGCGCATTCTTAAAATCCAAAAATCCAGCCATTCAAATTATTGGTGTAGAGCCAACCATTAATTCCATCGCTACAGTTGATAATCCTGATATCGTTGAGATTACAGGTGTCCATCGCTTCTCTGATGCTGATGCAGCACGTGTTCCATCAAATGTTCATCTGGAAATTATCGATGAAGTGCTTGAAATAGAAACTGCACAAGCTTACGAGGCAGCTCGGGCCGTTGCGAAAACAGATGGCATTTTAGTTGGCACCTCCTCAGGAGCTGCTTTATATGCTGCTACGATACTGGCTAAACGCCCTGAGAATAAAGGGAAACGTATAGTTGCTATCCTTCCTGATACAGGACTACGCTATTTATCGACCGATTTATTTTAAATTAAAAACGAAGGGAGTAATTCGCTCCCTTCGCCTTCTACAGAACTTAATAACTTGTTAAAAATATTTTCCCCTTAGTTTTATTAGAAGATTCAATTGCCTCTATAGCCTTGTGAATGTTTAGTAAATCGTATTGAGAATCCATCTTCATCATCATTAATTTTTGTTCATGTACAAGTGTTATTAGCTGTTGAAACGTGTCTTGCCATTGTTCTGTCGAAACCTGTTTATTCCAATGTCGTAAATGAAACATATTAGCATGAACATGTGCATCTTTAACGATACTTCCCCAATTTACTTGAACGCCTGATAAAAGACCAATCGCTAAAAAATTACCACTAGGGCGTAGGCAAAAAGCAAGATTTTCTCCTGCCGTACCACCAATGGAATCTATGGCGGCATCTGCGCCCTGACCATTTGTTATCTCCATAACAGTTTCATACAGATTCATCGTTGAGGCATCGATTACATACGAAGCACCAAGCTGTAGTAAATCTTCCGTGTGTCTAGTATTTCTTGTCACTGCAATCAAATGAAAACCAATTATTTTAGATAATTGAGCAAAAATATGCCCAATCGCAGATCCACATGCATTCACCAATAAAACATCATTTGGTTTTAATTTTAAAACTTCAGTACAAGTCACCCACGCCGTCATTGGGTTAATGTACAACTGAGCTGCTGTAAAATCATCCATTGAATGAGGTATGGGTACTGCAAATTCTGCTCTAGTCTGAACAAACTCTTGCCAAGTGCCTTCTCCACGTAATGGTAATACGCGCTTCCCAAGTAAGTTTTGAGTAACAAATGGTCCTACAGCTTCTACAACCCCCACCCCTTCATAGCCAGGAGTATTTGGCAAAGCAATCCGATGAGCATACTTACCCCAAATCGGAATCAAGTCAGAAGGATTTATGGGACGTGCTATCATACGGACCAGGATTTCATGATTTTGCAGCGGTTTGATGGTTTTGTTTTCAAATTTCAGCACATTTCTAGGACTACCAAATTCATAAAACTTAATACATTTTGCCTTCAAAACGATTTAACCCCTTTATTTGAACCTCTCACGACTGAGGTCACGAGTGTTCTTGTCGAATCAATAAAGTGAAACTTTAATCAGTGGGATCTTCTTCATCCCCACTGTTTGTACGTTGAACCAATCGGGCTTTTACGGTCAGTTAATCGACCACCTCGTTAATCGTAAAACAGCATCATCCCTGGAGCATCTGGATCACGCTCAGCAAACCCAAGTTGTTGATAAAACGGTTGTTTGCCCTTAGCACAAAATAATTGAATCCATTTTATATTTTCTTGCTTGCAATACGCCAATAAAAATTCCATCACTTGTGAGCCAATCCCTTTTCGTTGGTAATCAGGATGTACCATAACATCACAAATAAAAGTTTGATAAATGCCATCTGTAATAATTCTTCCATAGCCTACTAAAGTTGTGCCATCATAAATTGAAGCACTAAACCAGCTATTGCAAATAGCTTGATACAATTGGTCATATGTATAGAGTCCTTTTGCGTTCCAGCCAGTCGTTTGATGTAACGATTTATAATCCTCAAATGAAGGAATTGATTCACATAATTCGAACTTCATAGTATCTCCCCTAAGACTTTTTGAATAAATATACATTAAAACAAATATTAATTCAATTGCTTTTTTTGAGAAATTCACCGAGATAATTATGTGTAGGCAAGAGTGAAGAAATGACATTTT of the Lysinibacillus fusiformis genome contains:
- a CDS encoding PLP-dependent cysteine synthase family protein is translated as MSQIVANKIKQSITELVGHTPLLALNQYQKEQQLEAEIIVKLEYFNPANSVKDRIAKAMIEDAEARGLLTQDKTIIETTSGNTGIGLAAIAAAKGYKLRIYMQDGVSEERTKVVKAYGTEVVPFSDVPEMVAAFEETEGDFVETIKVFRETVVEQEENVVFLNQLDNDVNPNIHKLTTGPEIWEDTAGQIDIFVASIGTGGTISGAGAFLKSKNPAIQIIGVEPTINSIATVDNPDIVEITGVHRFSDADAARVPSNVHLEIIDEVLEIETAQAYEAARAVAKTDGILVGTSSGAALYAATILAKRPENKGKRIVAILPDTGLRYLSTDLF
- a CDS encoding zinc-dependent alcohol dehydrogenase family protein, with product MKAKCIKFYEFGSPRNVLKFENKTIKPLQNHEILVRMIARPINPSDLIPIWGKYAHRIALPNTPGYEGVGVVEAVGPFVTQNLLGKRVLPLRGEGTWQEFVQTRAEFAVPIPHSMDDFTAAQLYINPMTAWVTCTEVLKLKPNDVLLVNACGSAIGHIFAQLSKIIGFHLIAVTRNTRHTEDLLQLGASYVIDASTMNLYETVMEITNGQGADAAIDSIGGTAGENLAFCLRPSGNFLAIGLLSGVQVNWGSIVKDAHVHANMFHLRHWNKQVSTEQWQDTFQQLITLVHEQKLMMMKMDSQYDLLNIHKAIEAIESSNKTKGKIFLTSY
- a CDS encoding GNAT family N-acetyltransferase is translated as MKFELCESIPSFEDYKSLHQTTGWNAKGLYTYDQLYQAICNSWFSASIYDGTTLVGYGRIITDGIYQTFICDVMVHPDYQRKGIGSQVMEFLLAYCKQENIKWIQLFCAKGKQPFYQQLGFAERDPDAPGMMLFYD